A region of Elusimicrobiota bacterium DNA encodes the following proteins:
- a CDS encoding ferredoxin family protein, with translation MDNEIFNELKKLSIEEKLYLNQFNVDNNHPHVRLKNKEFCQSCEGKPCLYICPVENYKENNGEIVLSWEGCLECGSCRIACKYGAIEWNHPRGGFGIKYRYG, from the coding sequence ATGGATAACGAAATTTTTAACGAATTAAAGAAACTCAGTATAGAAGAAAAGTTATATCTGAATCAATTTAATGTTGATAACAACCATCCACATGTGCGTTTGAAAAATAAAGAATTTTGTCAATCTTGTGAAGGGAAACCGTGTTTATATATCTGTCCAGTAGAAAACTATAAAGAAAATAATGGAGAAATTGTACTATCCTGGGAAGGATGTTTGGAGTGTGGTTCATGTAGAATCGCTTGTAAATACGGAGCAATAGAATGGAATCATCCCCGAGGTGGTTTTGGTATTAAGTACAGGTACGGCTAA
- a CDS encoding transcriptional repressor has translation MENEKEILDNYLTEKKLRKGKQREKILKQFLKIEKHVAAEELYDHIKKKNHEIGYATVQRSLKLFANCGIAREVKLGDRKTHYEHKYAHKHHDHLVCTNCGKAIEFLNTTIENLQDKIVKKYHFLPETHRLEIYGICDKCRRD, from the coding sequence ATGGAAAACGAAAAGGAAATTCTTGATAATTATTTAACAGAAAAAAAGCTGCGGAAAGGTAAGCAAAGAGAAAAAATACTTAAGCAGTTCCTTAAGATTGAAAAGCATGTTGCTGCAGAAGAACTCTATGACCATATAAAGAAAAAAAATCATGAGATAGGATACGCTACTGTACAGCGTAGCTTGAAATTGTTTGCTAATTGTGGTATAGCGAGAGAAGTAAAATTAGGTGACAGAAAAACTCATTACGAACATAAATATGCACATAAACATCACGACCATTTAGTTTGTACAAATTGTGGGAAAGCAATTGAGTTCCTTAATACAACTATTGAAAACTTACAAGACAAAATAGTAAAAAAATACCACTTCTTACCTGAAACACATAGATTAGAAATTTATGGCATCTGCGATAAGTGCCGCAGAGACTAA